One part of the Solanum dulcamara chromosome 8, daSolDulc1.2, whole genome shotgun sequence genome encodes these proteins:
- the LOC129901412 gene encoding methylesterase 17: protein MGEEYFVETEKMEEKLEEASKIHFVLIHGISGGGWCWYKIKSLMEISGYKVTCLDLKGAGIHPDDPTTLISFDDYNQPLINFLSSLPEKEQVILVGHSAGGLSVTDATHRFPKKVRLAVYLGATMLRNGFVTEQDVKDGIPDLSEFGEAIDVYDMCFGLGPEQPPTSAVIKTSLQRKIIYQMSPLEDSTLAAMLLRPGPIQALASARFKEGEGAEEVPRIYIRTAYDRVVKPEQQDVMIKKWPPKNVYTLESDHSPFFSAPLLLFGLLIKAAAASLGCSTD, encoded by the exons ATGGGAGAAGAGTACTTTGTAGAAACAgagaaaatggaagaaaaattaGAGGAGGCATCAAAAATCCACTTTGTTTTAATACATGGAATTAGTGGAGGTGGATGGTGTTGGTACAAAATCAAGTCACTTATGGAGATTTCAGGCTATAAAGTGACATGTCTCGACCTTAAAGGTGCTGGAATTCATCCTGATGATCCCACAACTCTTATTTCCTTTGATGATTATAATCAACCTCTCATCAATTTCTTGTCATCTTTGCCTGAAAAGGAACAG GTAATTTTGGTAGGACACAGCGCTGGAGGACTGAGTGTCACAGATGCAACTCACAGATTCCCAAAAAAAGTAAGGCTGGCTGTGTATCTTGGAGCAACCATGTTAAGAAATGGATTTGTGACTGAACAAGATGTTAAAGAT GGGATCCCAGATTTATCTGAGTTTGGTGAAGCTATtgatgtatatgatatgtgtttCGGATTAGGACCCGAACAACCTCCAACAAGTGCAGTCATTAAGACGAGTTTACAACGCAAAATCATTTACCAAATGAGCCCACTCGAG GATTCAACATTAGCAGCGATGTTATTACGTCCTGGACCAATTCAAGCGTTAGCAAGTGCTCGATTTAAAGAAGGGGAAGGTGCAGAGGAAGTGCCACGAATATACATTAGAACAGCCTACGATCGAGTGGTGAAGCCAGAACAGCAAGATGTAATGATCAAGAAATGGCCTCCAAAGAATGTGTACACTTTGGAAAGTGATCACAGTCCATTCTTCTCTGCTCCACTCTTGTTATTTGGATTGCTTATTAAGGCTGCTGCTGCTTCTCTTGGGTGCAGTACTGATTGA